The genome window CCGCTTTTCATTTCCAAAATACATTTCATTCTTTACTCTTCCAAAAAATGTTTCCATAATACAGTTATCAAGGCAATTCCCTTTCCTAGACATAGACTGAATAATCCCGTGTTCTTTTAATTTATTTCTAAAGTATTCATGCTGATACTGCCATCCCTGATCAGAATGCAGTATTAATCCTTCAAGCGTAGGAAATTTTTTAAAAGCATTCTCAAGCATATTCCTTATCTGCTTTAAATTTGGGCTCATTGATAAATCATATGATATTATCTCATTGCTATACATATCAAGAATTGGG of Fusobacterium sp. DD2 contains these proteins:
- a CDS encoding DDE-type integrase/transposase/recombinase, whose protein sequence is PILDMYSNEIISYDLSMSPNLKQIRNMLENAFKKFPTLEGLILHSDQGWQYQHEYFRNKLKEHGIIQSMSRKGNCLDNCIMETFFGRVKNEMYFGNEKR